Proteins from a genomic interval of Betta splendens chromosome 10, fBetSpl5.4, whole genome shotgun sequence:
- the arl3l1 gene encoding ADP ribosylation factor like GTPase 3, like 1 has protein sequence MGEAQKGLLSVIEKLKGSTEQEVRIVLLGLDNAGKTTLLKSLASEDVNTITPTQGFNIKSVASHGMKLNVWDIGGQRKIRPFWKKYLENTDLLIYVIDSADKKRFEETGLELSELIDEENLKGVPVLIFANKQDLATASPASEIAEGLNLHTYRDREWQIQACSAVSGEGVQDGMNWICNNIVNKKK, from the exons ATGGGAGAAGCTCAAAAG GGCTTGCTCTCTGTCATTGAGAAGCTGAAGGGATCCACGGAGCAGGAGGTCAGGATAGTGCTGCTGGGGCTGGACAACGCCGGGAAGACCACGCTGCTGAAGAGCCTGGCCTCGGAGGACGTCAACACCATCACGCCCACACAG GGCTTCAACATCAAGAGCGTGGCTTCACACGGCATGAAACTCAACGTGTGGGACATCGGAGGCCAGAGGAAAATCAGACCCTTCTGGAAAAAGTACCTGGAGAACACAGACCTCTTG ATCTACGTTATTGACAGTGCAGACAAGAAGCGGTTTGAGGAGACGGGCCTG GAGCTGTCGGAGCTGATCGACGAGGAGAACCTAAAGGGCGTTCCCGTGCTCATCTTTGCCAATAAGCAGGATCTGGCCACAGCGTCTCCGGCCAGCGAGATCGCTGAGGGCCTCAACCTGCACACGTACCGGGACCGCGAGTGGCAGATCCAGGCCTGCTCCGCCGTGTCCGGGGAGGGAGTTCAG GACGGCATGAACTGGATCTGTAACAACATTGTGAACAAGAAGAAGTGA
- the LOC114864691 gene encoding myozenin-2-like isoform X1: protein MSFIQTVASLPRSVGSGSAKHLSSGARSAAYSRAGDTVCAVVSHVCVRQRKAMMMQLSLDDLTKQRMLQAKALSREARGGGPNLGKKISVPKDVMIEELNLPNNRGSRMFQERQRRAERFTLENSTNATHDTNNVHLDDILSSHLTPEPEGGKENQAFSIPGKHSLVMNLQKTVAKKGCPDVLAPGYCGPLKNIPHEKFNATVIPTSYCSPWREALGNNQELLADLNTQPPQLPHRLQPDNYRCFNRSPMPFGGAMASRRVVPVIGFEAVESQNLPGVALDRMCQRPNFNRAPRGWALDYCPESNEL, encoded by the exons ATGAGTTTTATACAGACTGTTGCTTCTCTGCCGAGGAGTGTCGGGAGTGGATCAGCGAAGCATCTCAGCTCCGGGGCGAGATCAGCAGCCTACAGCCGGGCAGGAGACACAG TTTGTGCTGTGGTCTCACACGTCTGTGTCCGTCAGAGGAAGGCGATGATGATGCAGCTGAGCCTGGATGACCTGACTAAACAAAGGATGTTACAAGCTAAAGCCCTGTCCAGGGAAGCCAGAGGAG GGGGTCCTAATCTGGGCAAGAAGATCAGCGTTCCAAAGGATGTGATGATAGAGGAGCTCAACCTTCCCAATAATCGAGGCTCTCGCATGTTCCAGGAGCGACAGAGGAGAGCCGAGAGGTTCACGCTGGAGAACAGCACCAATGCTACTCACGACACAAACAAT GTCCACCTTGACGACATTCTTTCCTCACACCTCACCCCAGAACcagaaggaggaaaggagaaccAGGCTTTCTCCATCCCTGGCAAACATAGTCTGGTCATGAATCTGCAGAAGACTGTAGCGAAGAAGGGCTGCCCTGACGTCCTCGCCCCAG GATATTGTGGCCCTCTGAAGAATATTCCCCATGAGAAGTTCAATGCAACAGTAATCCCCACATCCTACTGCTCCCCATGGAGGGAGGCCCTGGGAAACAACCAGGAGCTCCTGGCTGACCTCAATACCCAGCCACCGCAGCtcccacacaggctgcagccggaCAACTACAGGTGCTTCAACAG ATCGCCTATGCCCTTTGGGGGAGCTATGGCCAGCAGGAGGGTGGTACCAGTGATTGGCTTTGAGGCTGTGGAATCCCAGAACCTTCCCGGTGTCGCTCTGGACCGCATGTGTCAGCGACCCAACTTCAACAGAGCACCCAGAGGATGGGCACTTGATTACTGTCCTGAATCTAATGAACTATGA
- the LOC114864691 gene encoding myozenin-2-like isoform X2 encodes MMMQLSLDDLTKQRMLQAKALSREARGGGPNLGKKISVPKDVMIEELNLPNNRGSRMFQERQRRAERFTLENSTNATHDTNNVHLDDILSSHLTPEPEGGKENQAFSIPGKHSLVMNLQKTVAKKGCPDVLAPGYCGPLKNIPHEKFNATVIPTSYCSPWREALGNNQELLADLNTQPPQLPHRLQPDNYRCFNRSPMPFGGAMASRRVVPVIGFEAVESQNLPGVALDRMCQRPNFNRAPRGWALDYCPESNEL; translated from the exons ATGATGATGCAGCTGAGCCTGGATGACCTGACTAAACAAAGGATGTTACAAGCTAAAGCCCTGTCCAGGGAAGCCAGAGGAG GGGGTCCTAATCTGGGCAAGAAGATCAGCGTTCCAAAGGATGTGATGATAGAGGAGCTCAACCTTCCCAATAATCGAGGCTCTCGCATGTTCCAGGAGCGACAGAGGAGAGCCGAGAGGTTCACGCTGGAGAACAGCACCAATGCTACTCACGACACAAACAAT GTCCACCTTGACGACATTCTTTCCTCACACCTCACCCCAGAACcagaaggaggaaaggagaaccAGGCTTTCTCCATCCCTGGCAAACATAGTCTGGTCATGAATCTGCAGAAGACTGTAGCGAAGAAGGGCTGCCCTGACGTCCTCGCCCCAG GATATTGTGGCCCTCTGAAGAATATTCCCCATGAGAAGTTCAATGCAACAGTAATCCCCACATCCTACTGCTCCCCATGGAGGGAGGCCCTGGGAAACAACCAGGAGCTCCTGGCTGACCTCAATACCCAGCCACCGCAGCtcccacacaggctgcagccggaCAACTACAGGTGCTTCAACAG ATCGCCTATGCCCTTTGGGGGAGCTATGGCCAGCAGGAGGGTGGTACCAGTGATTGGCTTTGAGGCTGTGGAATCCCAGAACCTTCCCGGTGTCGCTCTGGACCGCATGTGTCAGCGACCCAACTTCAACAGAGCACCCAGAGGATGGGCACTTGATTACTGTCCTGAATCTAATGAACTATGA
- the rbm22 gene encoding pre-mRNA-splicing factor RBM22, which yields MATSLGSNTYNRQNWEDADFPILCQTCLGENPYIRMTKEKYGKECKICARPFTVFRWCPGTRMRFKKTEVCQTCSKMKNVCQTCLLDLEYGLPIQVRDTGLSIKDEVPRSDVNKEYYTQNMEREIANTDGTRAVGQIGKATSSSDMLLKLARTTPYYKRNRPHICSFWVKGECKRGEECPYRHEKPTDPDDPLADQNIKDRYYGINDPVADKLLKRASTMPRLDPPEDKSITTLYIGGLGDTVTDGDLKSHFYQFGEIRTITIVQRQQCAFIQFATRQAAETAAEKSFNKLIINGRRLTVKWGRSQAARGKDGKDGVSEMGTRLDPVPGLPGALPPPPALDEETPANYFNLDPSAPPAVMNLTLPPPPGINPPPPGFGPPMFHPMGPMAPPMPPPMSMRPPGQIHYPSQDPQRMGAHAAHGSRHSE from the exons ATGGCGACGTCCCTGGGCTCGAACACCTACAACAGACAGAACTGGGAAGACGCA GATTTCCCAATTCTGTGCCAGACATGTTTAGGAGAAAATCCTTACATTCGTATG ACCAAAGAGAAATATGGGAAAGAATGCAAG ATTTGTGCTCGGCCCTTTACTGTGTTCCGGTGGTGTCCAGGAACACGTATGCGTTTTAAGAAGACAGAAGTCTGCCAGACTTGCAGTAAAATGAAGAATGTTTGTCAGACGTGTTTGCTGGACCTGGAGTACG gCTTGCCTATCCAGGTTCGAGATACTGGGCTTTCCATTAAAGATGAGGTTCCTAGGTCTGATGTGAACAAAGAATACTACACACAGAACATGGAAAGAGAG ATAGCGAATACTGATGGAACACGGGCAGTAGGCCAGATAGGCAAGGCCACCAGCTCTAGCGATATGTTGCTGAAACTTGCCCGGACCACACCATACTACAAAAGGAACAGGCCACACATCTGTTCTTTCTGGGTGAAAGGAGAGTGtaagagaggagaggagtgtCCATACAG GCACGAGAAACCCACAGATCCTGATGATCCTTTAGCCGACCAGAACATAAAAGATCGTTACTATGGTATTAATGACCCAGTAGCTGACAAGCTGCTGAAACGGGCCTCAACTATGCCCCGACTGGACCCCCCAGAGGACAAATCTATCACTACTCTCTACATAGGGGGTCTGGGAGATACTGTCACAGATGGTGACCTCAA GAGTCACTTTTATCAATTTGGTGAGATTCGCACCATTACTATAGTCCAAAGGCAACAGTGTGCCTTTATCCAGTTTGCCACTCGACAGGCAGCTGAGACGGCTGCTGAGAAGTCCTTCAACAAACTCATCATTAATGGCAGGAGACTTACTGTCAAGTGGGGAAG GTCTCAGGCAGCAAGAGGGAAGGATGGCAAAGATGGTGTGAGTGAGATGGGAACTAGGCTTGATCCAGTTCCTGGACTTCCTGGAG CtcttcctccaccaccagcttTAGATGAAGAGACTCCTGCCAACTACTTCAACCTGGACCCAAGCgcacctcctgctgtgatgaACCTTACTCTACCCCCACCTCCAGGCATTAACCCACCTCCCCCAG GTTTTGGTCCTCCAATGTTTCACCCCATGGGTCCTATGGCTCCACCAATGCCCCCGCCAATGAGCATGCGACCTCCTGGTCAAATCCACTACCCATCTCAGGACCCTCAGCGCATGGGTGCCCATGCTGCACATGGTTCACGCCACAGTGAATAG